From the genome of Sulfitobacter sp. DSM 110093, one region includes:
- a CDS encoding cytochrome c family protein, with product MFDTMTLTKIAAGVFGAWLVLLLGKWAGEEIYHADAHGEASYVIEVADAGGDEGGEEIDFTAVMAEADADSGSKVFRKCAACHKVDGSNAVGPHLDGVVDRDIASVDGFGYSGALTSIDGSWTPEELSAFLTSPKGYAPGTTMGFAGLRKVEDRADVIAYLQSVSN from the coding sequence ATGTTCGATACAATGACCCTGACAAAAATCGCAGCCGGCGTATTCGGCGCCTGGTTGGTGCTTCTGCTGGGCAAATGGGCGGGTGAAGAGATTTACCACGCCGATGCACATGGGGAAGCGTCCTATGTGATCGAAGTGGCCGATGCCGGTGGTGACGAAGGCGGCGAAGAGATCGACTTTACCGCCGTGATGGCCGAAGCCGATGCCGACAGCGGGTCCAAAGTGTTCCGCAAATGCGCCGCTTGCCACAAGGTCGATGGCTCCAACGCCGTTGGTCCGCACCTTGACGGTGTTGTCGACCGCGATATCGCCTCGGTTGACGGTTTCGGGTATTCCGGCGCGCTGACCTCGATCGACGGAAGCTGGACCCCGGAAGAGCTGAGCGCCTTCCTTACGAGCCCCAAAGGCTATGCTCCCGGCACCACCATGGGTTTCGCCGGTCTGCGTAAAGTCGAAGACCGCGCTGACGTGATCGCCTACCTGCAAAGCGTTTCCAACTAA
- a CDS encoding ABC transporter permease, whose translation MALSPLNQRRWRNFTANRRAYWSLWIFAILFGISLFAEFVANDKPILVNYRGEYFAPIFNFYPETAFGGDFQTEAAYRDPEVRCLIATGGLEQCFDDPEGYILDAEDGEVEGEAIDKGWAIWPVIPYSFNTAVDRPGAAPLPPNGQNWLGTDGTKRDVMARVIHGFRLSVLFTLIVTGAASIIGILAGAVQGFFGGWLDLIFQRIIEIWSSTPSLYVIIIMFAILGRSFWLLVILLVLFSWTALVGVVRAEFLRARNLEYVRAARALGVGNGTIMLRHMLPNAMVATLTMLPFIITGTISTLATLDFLGFGLPSSAPSLGELTLQAKQNLQAPWLAFSAFFTFAIMLSLLVFIFEGIRDAFDPRKTFL comes from the coding sequence ATGGCGCTCTCCCCCCTGAACCAGCGCCGCTGGCGCAATTTTACCGCGAACCGACGGGCCTATTGGTCGCTGTGGATCTTTGCGATCCTATTCGGGATATCGCTGTTTGCTGAATTCGTGGCGAACGACAAACCGATCCTCGTGAACTACCGAGGTGAGTATTTCGCGCCGATCTTCAATTTCTACCCCGAGACCGCCTTTGGCGGGGACTTCCAAACCGAAGCCGCCTACCGCGACCCAGAGGTGCGCTGCCTAATTGCCACCGGCGGACTGGAACAGTGTTTCGACGATCCCGAGGGATACATCCTTGATGCCGAAGATGGCGAAGTTGAGGGCGAAGCGATTGATAAAGGCTGGGCGATTTGGCCCGTGATACCCTATTCCTTCAACACCGCTGTTGATCGCCCCGGCGCCGCGCCGCTGCCGCCCAATGGGCAGAACTGGCTAGGCACCGATGGCACCAAACGCGATGTGATGGCGCGGGTCATTCATGGGTTCCGGCTGTCTGTTTTGTTCACGCTTATCGTTACCGGCGCGGCGTCGATCATCGGAATTCTCGCAGGCGCGGTGCAGGGGTTCTTCGGCGGTTGGCTCGACCTGATCTTCCAGCGCATCATCGAGATATGGTCATCCACCCCGTCGCTTTACGTGATCATCATTATGTTCGCGATTCTGGGGCGAAGTTTTTGGCTTTTGGTGATCCTCCTCGTGCTGTTCTCATGGACCGCACTTGTGGGTGTGGTGCGGGCCGAGTTCCTGCGCGCGCGTAACCTTGAATACGTCCGCGCAGCGCGTGCGCTTGGCGTCGGTAATGGCACAATCATGCTGCGGCACATGCTGCCCAACGCGATGGTGGCCACGCTGACCATGCTGCCGTTTATCATCACGGGCACGATCTCTACGCTGGCCACGCTCGATTTCCTTGGCTTTGGCCTGCCGTCCTCGGCGCCGTCGCTGGGGGAGTTGACGCTGCAAGCCAAGCAGAACCTGCAAGCGCCTTGGCTGGCTTTCTCGGCCTTCTTTACCTTTGCCATCATGCTGTCACTGCTGGTCTTCATCTTTGAAGGCATCCGCGACGCATTCGACCCCAGAAAGACCTTTTTGTGA
- a CDS encoding SRPBCC family protein: MKFSTKEDVEAPIEAVFDMLCDFESFERSAMRRGAEVQRVDTMPKPGVGMTWNAVFPLRGKRRELTLEMVSFDRPNEMVIDSMSQGLAGQMSFELMSLSRNSTRVLVALEIKPLNLSSRLWVQSLKLAKTTLNKKYKERVADYARGMEERHARSIQA, encoded by the coding sequence ATGAAATTCTCGACCAAAGAAGATGTCGAAGCGCCGATTGAAGCGGTATTTGACATGCTGTGTGACTTTGAGAGCTTTGAGCGGTCCGCCATGCGGCGCGGGGCCGAGGTGCAGCGCGTTGATACCATGCCCAAGCCCGGCGTTGGCATGACATGGAATGCGGTTTTTCCCCTGCGCGGCAAGCGTCGGGAGTTAACGCTTGAGATGGTCAGTTTTGACCGGCCCAACGAGATGGTGATCGACAGCATGTCGCAGGGTCTGGCCGGGCAGATGTCGTTTGAGCTGATGTCCCTGTCGCGCAACAGCACGCGGGTGCTGGTGGCGCTAGAGATCAAACCTTTGAACCTCTCGTCGCGGCTATGGGTGCAATCGCTAAAGTTGGCCAAGACGACCTTGAACAAGAAATACAAAGAACGCGTGGCTGATTATGCTCGGGGCATGGAAGAACGCCACGCCCGCAGCATTCAGGCCTAA
- a CDS encoding extracellular solute-binding protein → MPRAQTRAATRPSALAPLPLWLTTMTVSVLVLLASSAAAQEQKVIKSHGYSFYGDLTYPADFEHFDYVNPDAPKGGEISLPFVGTLDSMNPYSGKGRAHLFSIFGFESLLGEAPSGEPLPADVYGESYCLLCESLEYPEDKSWVIFNMRPEAQFSDGTPVTAHDIVFSHNLLLDEGLKSYADAVRKRIPKVEALDDHTVKFTFADGISRRSLIETVGGVPAWPKAWFEETGNGLKDSWMDPPPGSGAYMVESVDLTKRIVLKRNPDYWGKDLPINRGRMNFDRIRLEIISDDTSAFEAFKAGEYTFRAEGDSKKWATGYDFSKVSDGDIVKAELPDGSPPTPSGIIFNLGREALQDRAVREAVALMFNFEWTNESLQYGLFNHRASFTQDTPLMAQGAPEGAELALLESLGDLVPAELLSEPAVVPHSSDASRLLDRRNARQASKLLEEAGWTVQNGMRVNEAGEPLRLNFLMNSSGSPTISAVIENFVGNLTSIGIDARLEKVDSSQYTARERDRDYDMIYDAYAAFLGTGTGLSQRYGSEAAEFSLFNPAGLASPMVDAIIEASLDAETAEEEDAALMALDRALRHEFFMIPTWYNDSYWVAYYDQYDHPEEIPAYALGYLDFWWYDKEGAEQLRASGALR, encoded by the coding sequence ATGCCCCGTGCCCAGACCCGCGCCGCGACCCGTCCATCGGCCCTTGCCCCCCTTCCACTATGGTTAACGACGATGACGGTCTCGGTGCTTGTTTTGCTGGCGAGTTCAGCAGCGGCGCAGGAGCAGAAGGTCATCAAAAGCCACGGGTATTCCTTTTACGGCGATCTGACATACCCGGCGGATTTTGAGCATTTCGACTATGTGAACCCCGATGCCCCCAAAGGGGGTGAGATTTCGCTGCCCTTCGTCGGCACGCTCGATTCAATGAACCCATATTCCGGCAAGGGCCGCGCGCATCTGTTTTCGATCTTTGGCTTTGAGAGCCTTTTGGGCGAAGCGCCAAGCGGAGAGCCACTGCCCGCAGATGTCTATGGCGAGAGCTATTGCCTGCTGTGCGAAAGTCTTGAGTATCCTGAAGATAAATCATGGGTGATCTTCAACATGCGCCCCGAGGCGCAGTTTTCGGACGGCACACCCGTCACTGCGCATGACATCGTATTCTCGCATAACTTACTGTTAGACGAAGGGCTGAAATCCTACGCCGACGCGGTGCGCAAACGCATCCCAAAGGTTGAGGCGTTGGACGATCACACTGTCAAATTCACCTTTGCCGACGGCATCTCGCGCCGCAGCTTGATTGAGACGGTAGGCGGCGTGCCTGCATGGCCGAAAGCGTGGTTTGAAGAGACCGGCAATGGCCTGAAAGACAGCTGGATGGACCCGCCCCCCGGATCGGGTGCCTATATGGTGGAAAGCGTCGACCTGACCAAACGGATCGTACTGAAACGCAATCCCGACTATTGGGGGAAAGACCTGCCGATAAACCGCGGGCGGATGAATTTTGATCGTATCCGACTTGAGATCATCAGCGATGACACCTCAGCATTTGAGGCGTTCAAGGCAGGCGAATACACCTTCCGGGCTGAGGGCGATTCCAAGAAATGGGCGACGGGATATGACTTTTCCAAGGTGAGCGACGGCGATATTGTGAAAGCGGAACTGCCTGACGGTTCTCCGCCCACGCCATCGGGGATCATCTTCAACCTTGGACGTGAGGCGCTGCAGGACCGTGCCGTGCGCGAAGCCGTGGCGCTGATGTTTAACTTTGAGTGGACGAACGAGTCGCTGCAATACGGGCTGTTCAATCACCGCGCCTCCTTTACCCAAGACACACCGCTGATGGCCCAAGGCGCGCCTGAAGGGGCGGAGCTGGCGCTGCTGGAAAGCCTTGGTGATCTGGTACCCGCTGAGTTGCTTTCCGAGCCTGCCGTCGTACCGCATTCCTCTGACGCCAGTCGCTTGCTAGATCGCCGCAATGCGCGGCAGGCATCAAAGCTGCTCGAAGAGGCCGGCTGGACTGTGCAGAACGGCATGCGCGTCAACGAGGCGGGTGAGCCGCTGCGACTGAACTTCCTAATGAACTCCTCCGGCTCTCCAACGATTTCTGCCGTGATTGAGAATTTCGTGGGCAATCTGACATCTATCGGGATCGATGCCCGGCTCGAGAAGGTGGACAGTTCGCAATACACTGCCCGCGAGCGTGATCGCGATTACGACATGATCTATGATGCCTACGCGGCCTTCCTTGGCACCGGTACGGGGTTGTCGCAACGCTATGGGTCTGAGGCGGCTGAATTCTCGCTCTTTAACCCTGCTGGTCTGGCCAGCCCGATGGTGGACGCGATCATCGAAGCCTCGCTAGACGCTGAAACAGCCGAGGAAGAAGACGCGGCCCTTATGGCGCTTGACCGGGCGCTGCGGCACGAATTCTTCATGATTCCCACATGGTATAATGACAGCTATTGGGTCGCCTACTACGATCAATACGACCACCCCGAGGAGATTCCGGCCTATGCCTTGGGGTACCTTGATTTCTGGTGGTACGATAAAGAGGGCGCAGAGCAATTGCGCGCCTCGGGCGCCTTGCGGTAA
- a CDS encoding ABC transporter ATP-binding protein, translating to MTALLDVKDLQVSFRQDGQLIPAVRGVSFAVNRGETVALVGESGSGKSVSALSTVSLLGDSAEVSGSVTYDGQEMIGADDKLLHKVRGNDISFIFQEPMTSLNPLHTIEKQLAESLALHQGLQGAEARARVLSLLEQVGINDAETRMGAYPHQLSGGQRQRVMIAMALANKPDILIADEPTTALDVTIQAQILDLLKALKDEMGMGLLFITHDLGIVRRIADRVFVMQKGVVVEEGATAEIFDNPQHPYTRKLLSAEPTGSPEPVAEDAPEVLRTDNLKVWFPIQKGLLRRTVGHVQAVNDTSLSVRAGETLGIVGESGSGKTTLALAIMRLIGSEGEVTFRGEDVRKWSTRQLRKLRADMQIVFQDPFGSLSPRMTCFQIISEGLAIHKVDKGRDRRELVAEVMTEVGLDPVTMDRYPHEFSGGQRQRIAIARAMVLRPKLLVLDEPTSALDMTVQVQIVDLLRRLQVKYGLAYLFISHDLKVVRAMSHKVMVMKRGDVVEYGDVDALYDNPQTEYTRALLQAAG from the coding sequence GTGACCGCGCTTTTGGACGTTAAAGACCTGCAAGTTTCCTTCCGGCAGGACGGTCAACTGATCCCCGCCGTGCGCGGTGTCAGCTTTGCCGTGAACCGCGGCGAGACGGTGGCGCTGGTGGGTGAAAGCGGGTCGGGTAAATCCGTCTCGGCGCTCTCGACCGTGTCGCTGTTGGGCGACAGTGCAGAGGTCAGCGGTTCGGTCACCTATGACGGGCAAGAGATGATCGGCGCGGATGACAAGCTGCTGCACAAGGTGCGCGGCAACGACATCTCGTTCATTTTCCAAGAGCCGATGACATCGCTCAATCCGCTGCACACGATTGAAAAACAGTTGGCGGAATCGCTGGCGCTGCACCAAGGCCTGCAAGGTGCAGAGGCCCGTGCGCGGGTGTTGAGCCTGCTGGAACAGGTGGGCATAAACGACGCGGAAACCCGCATGGGGGCCTACCCTCACCAACTCTCAGGCGGGCAGCGGCAGCGCGTGATGATCGCCATGGCGCTGGCCAACAAGCCCGACATCTTGATCGCGGATGAGCCAACGACGGCGTTGGACGTGACCATTCAGGCGCAGATCCTTGATCTGTTGAAAGCGCTTAAAGATGAAATGGGGATGGGGCTGTTGTTCATCACCCATGACCTTGGCATCGTGCGGCGCATCGCCGACCGCGTGTTTGTGATGCAAAAAGGCGTGGTGGTCGAAGAGGGCGCCACGGCTGAGATTTTTGATAACCCGCAGCACCCCTATACTCGCAAACTGCTGAGTGCCGAGCCGACGGGCTCTCCTGAGCCTGTAGCTGAGGATGCACCCGAGGTGCTGCGCACCGACAACCTCAAGGTCTGGTTCCCGATCCAGAAAGGACTGCTGCGGCGCACCGTGGGGCATGTACAGGCGGTCAATGACACCAGCCTGTCGGTCCGCGCTGGTGAGACGTTGGGCATCGTCGGCGAAAGCGGGTCTGGTAAGACCACGCTGGCGCTGGCGATCATGCGGCTCATCGGTTCGGAAGGGGAGGTGACCTTTCGCGGCGAGGATGTGCGCAAATGGTCCACCCGGCAACTGCGGAAGCTACGTGCTGACATGCAGATCGTGTTCCAAGATCCCTTCGGCTCGCTCAGCCCGCGTATGACCTGTTTTCAGATCATCTCGGAAGGGCTGGCGATCCATAAGGTGGATAAGGGCCGCGACCGGCGGGAACTGGTGGCGGAAGTGATGACCGAGGTCGGGCTCGACCCTGTGACGATGGACCGCTACCCGCATGAGTTTTCGGGCGGGCAGCGCCAGCGTATCGCCATCGCCCGCGCCATGGTGTTGCGACCCAAGCTTTTGGTGCTGGATGAGCCGACCTCTGCGTTGGACATGACTGTACAGGTGCAGATCGTCGATCTGCTACGGCGATTGCAGGTGAAATACGGGTTGGCCTATCTGTTCATCAGCCACGACCTGAAGGTCGTGCGCGCCATGTCGCATAAGGTGATGGTAATGAAGCGCGGTGATGTGGTCGAATATGGCGACGTTGATGCGCTTTATGACAACCCGCAGACGGAATACACGCGGGCTTTGTTGCAGGCGGCCGGGTAA
- a CDS encoding prephenate dehydratase, which translates to MTPQTTPRIAFQGALGSYSHEACIRACPDMEPVPCQSFEGVFRAVSEGRADLAMLPVENTTYGRVADIHRLLPESGLHIIGEAFVRVRIALMARPGVALEDIKHVRAHLVLLPQARSFLQEHGITSEPAADSAGAAAELAATEGCTDGVLAGEVAAEINGLNVLASDIEDMDHNTTRFLLMAPEIDLSRRAERMLTTFVFEVRNIPAALYKAMGGFATNGVNMTKLESYMVGGSFTATQFYADIEGHPEDPAVKRALDELGYFTNMLKILGAYPAHPDRGAPTGM; encoded by the coding sequence ATGACCCCCCAGACCACGCCCCGCATCGCCTTTCAGGGGGCCCTTGGCTCCTATAGTCATGAGGCTTGCATTCGCGCTTGCCCCGACATGGAACCGGTGCCGTGCCAATCGTTCGAAGGGGTTTTTCGCGCGGTTAGCGAGGGTCGTGCGGATCTGGCGATGTTGCCCGTGGAAAACACCACATACGGGCGCGTGGCTGATATTCACCGTCTGCTGCCCGAAAGCGGGCTGCATATCATCGGCGAGGCCTTTGTGCGGGTGCGCATCGCCTTGATGGCCCGCCCCGGTGTGGCACTGGAAGACATCAAACATGTTCGCGCGCATCTGGTGTTGCTGCCCCAGGCCCGCAGCTTCTTGCAAGAACACGGCATCACGTCCGAGCCAGCCGCTGATTCCGCCGGGGCCGCCGCCGAACTGGCCGCCACCGAGGGCTGCACCGATGGGGTGCTGGCCGGTGAGGTCGCGGCAGAGATAAACGGCCTTAACGTGCTGGCCAGCGACATTGAGGATATGGACCACAACACCACCCGCTTCTTGCTGATGGCGCCCGAGATCGATCTCAGCCGCAGGGCCGAGCGGATGCTGACCACCTTTGTCTTTGAGGTGCGCAACATCCCCGCCGCGCTTTACAAGGCGATGGGAGGGTTCGCGACCAACGGGGTCAACATGACCAAGCTCGAGAGCTATATGGTCGGCGGGTCATTCACCGCGACGCAGTTCTACGCCGATATCGAAGGCCACCCCGAAGACCCAGCCGTCAAACGCGCACTGGATGAACTGGGCTACTTTACCAATATGCTGAAAATTCTAGGCGCCTATCCCGCCCATCCCGACCGAGGCGCACCGACCGGGATGTGA
- a CDS encoding alpha/beta hydrolase, which translates to MQSHTSTVDGIEMRWEEMGAGGPVILLHGIPTCPALWRDVAPKIQGRRALAWEMPGYGASIPQGEGRDISVSAQADYLVAWMRDQGIDRAVLAAHDLGGGVAQIAAVHHPEMVSGLLLTNAISYDSWPVPLVSAVATTGSVTKHAPDGSFHQLLKTMFSKGHETDAAAEAAFDAHAPHYARHGEAEAFVRQAQSLDVEDTKAIADKLPTLNIPARIVWGAADDFQKIEYGERLAKDLNAPLRRIAEGKHFTPEDHPDVLADEINALIRTIDGN; encoded by the coding sequence ATGCAAAGTCACACATCTACGGTCGATGGAATCGAAATGCGTTGGGAAGAGATGGGGGCGGGTGGTCCTGTCATCCTGCTCCACGGCATCCCCACATGCCCCGCACTTTGGCGCGATGTTGCGCCGAAAATTCAGGGCCGACGTGCTCTTGCTTGGGAAATGCCGGGCTATGGCGCGTCAATCCCGCAGGGCGAAGGACGCGATATTTCGGTTTCAGCACAGGCGGATTACTTGGTCGCATGGATGCGCGACCAAGGCATTGATCGTGCGGTGCTTGCCGCCCATGACCTTGGCGGCGGCGTTGCGCAGATCGCAGCGGTGCACCACCCTGAAATGGTTAGCGGGCTGCTGCTGACCAACGCGATCAGCTATGATTCATGGCCCGTACCGTTGGTCAGCGCGGTGGCCACAACCGGCAGCGTGACGAAACATGCGCCAGATGGTTCATTCCACCAACTGCTAAAAACGATGTTTTCGAAAGGCCATGAGACCGACGCTGCCGCAGAGGCCGCCTTTGACGCGCACGCACCGCACTACGCCCGCCACGGAGAGGCAGAGGCATTTGTGCGGCAAGCGCAGTCATTGGATGTGGAAGATACAAAGGCCATCGCAGACAAGCTTCCTACACTTAATATCCCGGCGCGGATCGTCTGGGGGGCGGCGGATGATTTCCAAAAGATCGAATATGGTGAGCGCTTGGCGAAAGATTTGAACGCGCCGCTGCGCCGGATTGCGGAGGGCAAGCATTTTACCCCCGAAGATCACCCAGACGTGCTGGCGGATGAGATCAACGCATTGATCCGAACGATCGACGGTAATTAA
- the nudC gene encoding NAD(+) diphosphatase, which translates to MRHAETVTFGGSALDRAGELRGNAEALEQLRADPAARAIVFWRGKPLIAPERPAALVRLPLDHPALKEADGSAILLGREDGAARFAVDLSNWQPADLDQSQLGAFLDPSEQRHPLLGDDMAFAELRRVMTWLDPRDAELAASGKAILGWHETHRHCARCGCATDLAQGGWQRVCPNCGAAHFPRTDPVVIMLITHGNSVLMGRSPGWPEGMYSLLAGFVEPGETVEAAVRREVFEEAGVQVGAVDYLSSQPWPFPASLMLGCAGEALSRELTIDPVEIEDALWVTREEMMDVFAGSHPRLMPARRGAIAHFLLENWLADTLR; encoded by the coding sequence ATGCGTCATGCGGAAACGGTAACTTTTGGAGGCTCAGCGCTGGATCGTGCGGGCGAGCTGCGCGGTAATGCCGAAGCGCTGGAACAGCTCCGGGCCGACCCTGCGGCGCGGGCCATCGTTTTTTGGCGCGGCAAACCTTTGATAGCGCCCGAACGTCCTGCCGCCTTGGTGCGGCTGCCTCTGGACCACCCGGCGTTGAAGGAGGCCGATGGCTCAGCGATCTTGCTGGGCCGCGAGGACGGAGCGGCGCGGTTTGCGGTCGATCTCTCCAACTGGCAGCCTGCCGATCTGGATCAATCGCAACTGGGTGCCTTCCTCGACCCCAGCGAGCAGCGCCATCCACTGCTGGGCGATGACATGGCATTCGCCGAGTTGCGCAGGGTGATGACATGGCTCGATCCGCGCGATGCCGAACTGGCTGCCAGCGGCAAGGCGATCCTCGGCTGGCACGAAACCCACCGCCATTGCGCGCGCTGCGGCTGCGCGACCGATCTGGCGCAGGGCGGTTGGCAGCGGGTCTGCCCAAATTGCGGTGCCGCGCATTTCCCGCGCACTGACCCGGTGGTTATCATGCTGATCACGCATGGAAATTCCGTTCTTATGGGCCGCTCCCCCGGCTGGCCCGAAGGGATGTATTCACTGCTTGCGGGCTTTGTTGAACCAGGCGAGACGGTTGAGGCTGCCGTACGCCGTGAGGTTTTTGAAGAAGCGGGCGTACAGGTCGGCGCGGTGGATTACCTTTCAAGCCAGCCGTGGCCTTTCCCGGCGTCGTTGATGCTGGGCTGCGCTGGCGAAGCTCTCAGCCGTGAGCTGACCATCGACCCGGTTGAGATCGAAGACGCGCTTTGGGTTACCCGAGAAGAGATGATGGACGTTTTTGCCGGCAGCCATCCGCGCCTGATGCCCGCCCGGCGCGGAGCCATCGCGCATTTCTTGCTGGAAAACTGGCTTGCGGATACACTGCGTTAA
- a CDS encoding microcin C ABC transporter permease YejB has protein sequence MGAYILRRLLLVIPTLLGIMLVNFALVQFVPGGPVEQAIARIQGGGDVFGGFAGGNNDAGVDTMARGSDSTYVGARGLPPELIEELEKEFGFDKPPVERFLHMLWNYVRLDFGESYFRSIGVIDLIKEKLPVSITLGLWSTLIAHLISIPLGIRKAVRDGSRFDTWTSGAIIAAYAIPGFLFAILLLVLFAGGSYWQVFPLRGLTSDNFDSLSPLGKVADYFWHITLPVLASTISAFATLTLLTKNSFLDEIKKQYVITARAKGLSESKVLYGHVFRNAMLIVIASFPAVFISVFFGGSIIIETIFSLDGLGRLGFEAAVARDYPIVFGTLFIFGLIGLVVGILSDMMYVLVDPRIDFEKREG, from the coding sequence ATGGGTGCATATATTCTCAGACGGCTGTTGCTGGTGATTCCGACATTGCTTGGGATCATGTTGGTTAACTTTGCCTTGGTGCAATTCGTCCCCGGTGGCCCGGTAGAGCAGGCCATCGCGAGGATTCAAGGGGGCGGCGATGTCTTCGGCGGTTTTGCCGGGGGCAACAATGACGCTGGGGTTGATACTATGGCGCGCGGGTCTGACAGCACCTATGTCGGCGCCCGCGGGCTACCGCCTGAGTTGATCGAGGAATTGGAGAAGGAATTCGGCTTCGACAAACCGCCCGTCGAGCGTTTCTTGCACATGCTGTGGAACTACGTGCGGCTGGATTTTGGCGAGAGTTATTTCCGCTCCATTGGTGTGATTGACCTGATCAAGGAAAAGCTGCCCGTGTCGATCACGCTGGGGCTTTGGTCGACGCTCATTGCCCACTTGATCTCAATCCCGCTGGGCATTCGCAAAGCCGTGCGCGACGGTAGCCGCTTTGATACTTGGACCTCAGGCGCGATCATCGCCGCCTATGCGATCCCCGGCTTTTTGTTCGCAATCCTGCTCTTGGTGCTCTTTGCTGGCGGGTCTTATTGGCAGGTATTCCCGCTACGGGGGCTGACCTCTGACAATTTCGACAGCCTGAGCCCCTTGGGCAAGGTTGCCGATTACTTTTGGCACATCACCCTCCCGGTGCTGGCCTCGACCATCTCGGCCTTTGCGACACTGACGTTGCTTACGAAAAATAGCTTCCTCGATGAGATCAAAAAGCAATATGTCATCACCGCCCGCGCCAAAGGGCTGTCGGAGAGCAAGGTGCTGTACGGCCATGTTTTCCGAAACGCGATGCTGATCGTGATCGCCAGTTTCCCGGCGGTGTTCATCTCGGTCTTTTTCGGCGGGTCGATCATTATTGAGACAATCTTTAGTCTCGACGGTCTGGGCCGCCTCGGGTTTGAGGCCGCCGTGGCGCGGGACTATCCGATTGTCTTTGGAACGCTGTTTATCTTTGGTCTCATCGGCCTTGTCGTCGGGATCTTGTCGGACATGATGTATGTGCTCGTGGATCCGCGCATTGATTTCGAGAAGAGGGAAGGCTGA